A region from the Nocardioides coralli genome encodes:
- a CDS encoding geranylgeranyl reductase family protein — translation MSTPTRTDVLVVGAGPAGSAAAAWAARAGLDTVLVDAAVFPRDKTCGDGLTPRAIGELQRLGLEDWLRAHAVNQGLRAHGFGQTLLLRWPGGSLPDWGSAVARTELDDHLRTTAIKAGATAVDGVRAVDVRMDGGRVAAVVLQGAEERFEIACERLVVADGVRSPLGKRLGREWHRDTVYAVAGRTYVDSTMSDDPWISSHLELRDEAGQILSGYGWVFPLGNGSVNLGAGTLATAKRPAEVAIKPLMQVYADTIRDDFGLAEELRAPTSALLPMGGAVSRVAGRNWALVGDAAALVNPLNGEGIDYGLESGRLVVDTMLAHDDLARSWPALLSEHYGEAFSIARRLAGLVTVPGVLRALGPAGMRSDWLMTLALRWMGNLVTDDDRDRAARVWRWAGRRSLARDARPPFA, via the coding sequence GTGAGCACCCCCACCCGCACCGACGTCCTCGTCGTCGGCGCCGGCCCCGCCGGGTCGGCTGCCGCCGCGTGGGCCGCCCGCGCCGGGCTGGACACCGTGCTGGTGGACGCGGCCGTCTTCCCGCGCGACAAGACCTGCGGCGACGGCCTCACCCCGCGCGCGATCGGCGAGCTCCAGCGGCTGGGCCTCGAGGACTGGCTGCGGGCCCACGCGGTCAACCAGGGGTTGCGGGCCCACGGCTTCGGCCAGACCCTGCTGCTGCGCTGGCCGGGTGGGTCGCTCCCCGACTGGGGCTCCGCCGTCGCGCGCACCGAGCTCGACGACCACCTGCGCACCACGGCCATCAAGGCCGGCGCCACCGCCGTCGACGGCGTGCGGGCCGTCGACGTCCGGATGGACGGCGGCCGGGTGGCCGCCGTCGTCCTGCAGGGCGCCGAGGAGCGGTTCGAGATCGCCTGCGAGCGGCTGGTGGTCGCCGACGGCGTGCGCTCGCCGTTGGGCAAGCGGCTGGGGCGGGAGTGGCACCGCGACACCGTCTACGCCGTCGCCGGCCGGACCTACGTCGACTCGACCATGTCGGACGACCCGTGGATCAGCTCCCACCTGGAGCTGCGTGACGAGGCGGGCCAGATCCTCAGCGGCTACGGCTGGGTCTTCCCCCTCGGCAACGGCTCGGTCAACCTCGGTGCCGGCACCCTGGCCACCGCGAAGCGGCCGGCGGAGGTCGCGATCAAGCCCCTCATGCAGGTGTACGCCGACACGATCCGCGACGACTTCGGTCTCGCGGAGGAGCTGCGGGCTCCCACCTCCGCGCTGCTCCCCATGGGCGGGGCGGTCTCCCGCGTGGCCGGCCGCAACTGGGCGCTGGTCGGTGACGCGGCCGCGCTCGTGAACCCGCTCAACGGTGAGGGCATCGACTACGGCCTGGAGTCGGGCCGTCTCGTCGTCGACACGATGCTGGCCCACGACGACCTCGCCCGCTCGTGGCCCGCGCTGCTGAGCGAGCACTACGGCGAGGCGTTCTCGATCGCCCGCCGGCTCGCCGGGCTGGTCACCGTCCCCGGCGTCCTCAGGGCGCTCGGCCCGGCGGGCATGCGCTCGGACTGGCTGATGACGCTGGCGCTGCGGTGGATGGGCAACCTCGTGACCGACGACGACCGTGACCGGGCTGCCCGGGTCTGGCGCTGGGCCGGTCGCCGGTCCCTGGCGCGCGACGCCCGGCCGCCCTTCGCCTGA
- a CDS encoding TlpA family protein disulfide reductase: MPRPLVLAILAVLVLSGCGGSATETAAEPTPSATSASPEESPEAQESTGGQQLEPEAEPEAVPDSLDFTGTTVAGAEFEGATLAGRPTLLWFWAPWCPSCRGQIPQVEGLAEQYDGELNVVGVGSLDSAEAIAGFAGDVDGVTHLEDADGELWKRFGVSEQSSFVLLDSDGSEAFRTGYGGSDELGDRVADAVG, from the coding sequence ATGCCGCGGCCCCTCGTCCTCGCGATCCTCGCCGTGCTCGTGCTCAGCGGGTGCGGTGGCTCCGCCACCGAGACGGCGGCCGAGCCGACCCCGTCAGCGACCTCGGCCAGCCCCGAGGAGTCCCCCGAGGCGCAGGAGTCCACCGGGGGCCAGCAGCTCGAGCCCGAGGCCGAGCCCGAGGCGGTCCCCGACTCCCTCGACTTCACGGGCACCACCGTGGCCGGGGCCGAGTTCGAGGGCGCGACGCTCGCGGGTCGACCCACCCTGCTGTGGTTCTGGGCGCCCTGGTGTCCCAGCTGCCGCGGCCAGATCCCCCAGGTCGAGGGCCTCGCCGAGCAGTACGACGGCGAGCTCAACGTGGTCGGCGTGGGATCGCTCGACAGCGCCGAGGCCATCGCGGGGTTCGCCGGCGACGTCGACGGCGTCACCCACCTCGAGGACGCCGACGGCGAGCTCTGGAAGCGTTTCGGCGTCAGCGAGCAGTCCTCCTTCGTGCTCCTGGACAGCGACGGGTCGGAGGCCTTCCGGACCGGGTACGGAGGCTCGGACGAGCTCGGCGACCGGGTCGCCGACGCCGTGGGGTGA
- a CDS encoding 4a-hydroxytetrahydrobiopterin dehydratase, which produces MGDRDTLTGDQVMAEGLADWRPILGTIRARFATGDFVTGRTLVDRVTDAAEEMNHHPDLDLRYPYVDVTLSSHDVGGITDRDLRLARRISEIAAELGASADPVARQLLELTIDTWDAEQIRPFWVAVLGGEVRDGEVVDPSGQLPTLWFQGTDRHDVPRQRYHPDVWVAPDAARERVDAALAAGGVLESDDEAPSFWVLADAQGNRVCVCTSLQRGS; this is translated from the coding sequence ATGGGTGACAGGGACACGCTCACCGGCGACCAGGTGATGGCCGAGGGGCTGGCCGACTGGCGGCCGATCCTCGGCACCATCCGGGCCCGCTTCGCTACCGGCGACTTCGTCACCGGGCGGACGCTCGTCGACCGGGTCACCGACGCCGCGGAGGAGATGAACCACCACCCGGACCTCGACCTCCGCTACCCCTACGTCGACGTCACGCTCTCCAGCCACGACGTCGGCGGGATCACCGACCGCGACCTGCGGCTCGCCCGCCGCATCAGCGAGATCGCCGCCGAGCTCGGCGCGTCCGCCGACCCGGTGGCACGGCAGCTCCTGGAGCTGACGATCGACACGTGGGACGCCGAGCAGATCCGTCCCTTCTGGGTGGCGGTCCTCGGCGGCGAGGTCCGCGACGGCGAGGTCGTCGACCCCTCCGGCCAGCTGCCGACGCTCTGGTTCCAGGGGACCGACCGGCACGACGTCCCGCGGCAGCGCTACCACCCCGACGTGTGGGTGGCGCCCGACGCGGCGCGGGAGCGGGTCGACGCCGCCCTGGCGGCGGGCGGGGTGCTGGAGTCCGACGACGAGGCGCCCAGCTTCTGGGTGCTGGCCGACGCCCAGGGCAACCGGGTCTGCGTCTGCACCAGCCTCCAGCGCGGGTCCTGA